The following proteins are co-located in the Streptomyces sp. NBC_01198 genome:
- a CDS encoding YkvA family protein translates to MNRTTLVLLVAAGVVLAVVTAVYAVRLLLRLVRARKVLKSTGMPLSTKAMFWGSVAYLICPIDLLPDPIYLDDVGVLLLALRSVHAAALKAGAARRRS, encoded by the coding sequence GTGAACCGCACGACGTTGGTGTTGCTCGTGGCCGCGGGCGTCGTCCTGGCGGTCGTCACGGCGGTCTACGCGGTCCGGCTGCTGCTGCGGCTGGTCCGCGCCCGGAAAGTGCTGAAGTCCACGGGGATGCCGCTGTCGACCAAGGCGATGTTCTGGGGATCGGTGGCCTATCTGATCTGCCCCATCGATCTGCTGCCCGACCCGATCTACCTGGACGACGTCGGGGTGCTGCTGCTGGCACTGCGCTCGGTGCACGCGGCCGCGCTGAAGGCCGGGGCGGCGCGGCGGCGCAGCTGA
- a CDS encoding ATP-binding cassette domain-containing protein, with amino-acid sequence MHDKGLLRLDGVGRRYGLRGPWVLRDVTIDLPAGALVRVEGVNGSGKSTLLRILAGVDAPDAGRITGRPAASTAYVPERFPAALPFPVLRYLTHLGSVRGLPAATARVRAEAWLDRFGIAGYAGTPLDQLSKGSCQKVAVVQALLADPELLVLDEAWTGLDAVARDTLDAAVRARVAAGGTVVFVDHDPRRLAGEATLTVTVPAGSGPVSAVRTAAVAPRGAPDAVVIEAAGTGAVPEAARPFAEPDGAGIRLVVPADASDAVLRALLLAEPAWHVTGLHTRARVADAPVDDAPAVVPGPHRTAALLRYQAELLARSHRWLPPLLLYGAIMAIGVSSGQPVLGSLGYAAALLLPVAAWMVRVCVGNEPPAARACVASAVGAERAQAGALVTALLASSLVAVAGTGVVAAISNAYADDMRTAVPVGPAAVAGLLAAAVSVLLGTAVGAVTNPPLLRSPGWSLLVTGISAGGVLVVSGSPAQAAVTDLVTGSRTGTVSYPFLAAALSAVVACGALLVSARAAARR; translated from the coding sequence GTGCACGACAAGGGACTGCTGCGGCTCGACGGAGTCGGACGGCGTTACGGACTGCGCGGCCCGTGGGTGCTGCGGGACGTCACAATCGACCTACCGGCCGGGGCCCTGGTCAGGGTCGAAGGGGTGAACGGCAGCGGCAAGTCGACGCTGCTGCGGATCCTGGCCGGCGTGGACGCGCCCGATGCGGGCCGGATCACCGGGCGGCCGGCCGCGTCCACCGCCTACGTGCCCGAGCGCTTCCCCGCGGCGCTGCCCTTCCCGGTGCTGCGTTACCTGACCCACCTCGGGTCGGTCCGCGGCCTGCCCGCGGCCACCGCGCGGGTACGGGCCGAGGCCTGGCTGGACCGTTTCGGCATCGCCGGCTACGCCGGCACCCCGCTCGACCAGCTCTCCAAGGGCAGCTGCCAGAAGGTCGCGGTAGTGCAGGCGCTGCTCGCGGACCCCGAGCTGCTCGTGCTGGACGAGGCGTGGACCGGTCTCGACGCCGTGGCCCGCGACACCCTGGACGCGGCCGTCCGCGCCCGGGTGGCCGCCGGCGGCACCGTCGTCTTCGTCGACCACGACCCGCGCCGGCTGGCCGGCGAGGCCACCCTCACGGTGACCGTCCCCGCCGGGTCGGGGCCGGTCAGCGCGGTCCGCACGGCGGCCGTGGCACCCCGGGGCGCTCCGGACGCCGTCGTCATCGAGGCGGCAGGGACCGGCGCCGTCCCCGAGGCTGCGCGGCCCTTCGCGGAGCCGGACGGAGCCGGCATACGGCTGGTGGTCCCGGCCGACGCCTCCGACGCGGTGCTGCGGGCGCTGCTGCTCGCGGAACCGGCCTGGCACGTCACCGGTCTGCACACCCGGGCCCGGGTCGCCGACGCGCCGGTGGACGACGCCCCCGCCGTGGTCCCCGGGCCGCACCGGACCGCCGCACTCCTGCGCTACCAGGCCGAACTGCTGGCCCGCTCGCACCGCTGGCTGCCCCCGCTGCTCCTCTACGGCGCCATCATGGCCATCGGCGTCTCCAGCGGCCAGCCGGTGCTCGGCTCGCTCGGTTACGCGGCCGCGCTGCTGCTGCCGGTCGCCGCGTGGATGGTGCGGGTCTGCGTCGGCAACGAGCCGCCGGCCGCGCGGGCCTGCGTGGCCTCCGCGGTCGGCGCCGAGCGCGCGCAGGCCGGCGCGCTGGTGACGGCGCTGCTGGCGTCCTCGCTGGTCGCGGTGGCCGGCACGGGCGTCGTCGCGGCGATCAGCAACGCCTACGCCGACGACATGCGCACGGCGGTGCCGGTGGGCCCGGCGGCCGTGGCGGGACTGCTGGCCGCCGCCGTCTCGGTGCTGCTCGGCACCGCGGTCGGGGCGGTCACCAATCCGCCGCTGCTGCGCAGCCCGGGGTGGTCGCTGCTGGTCACCGGGATCTCCGCGGGCGGCGTCCTGGTCGTGTCGGGCTCCCCGGCCCAGGCGGCGGTGACCGACCTGGTCACCGGCTCCCGCACCGGCACCGTCTCCTACCCCTTCCTGGCCGCCGCGCTGTCCGCGGTCGTGGCCTGCGGGGCGCTGCTGGTCTCCGCGCGGGCCGCCGCACGGCGCTGA
- the hemQ gene encoding hydrogen peroxide-dependent heme synthase translates to MTDSTADHALDSAAADAVAHAKTANAGKKAKDLNEVIRYTLWSVFRLRTPLPEDRTGYADEVDELFAQLGAKDVTIRGTYDVSGLRADADVMIWWHAETAEALQEAYNLFRRTRLGRALEPVWSNMALHRPAEFNKSHVPAFLADETPRDYVSVYPFVRSYDWYLLPDEDRRRMLADHGKLARGYPDVRANTVASFSLGDYEWILAFEADELYRIVDLMRLLRASEARMHVREEVPFFTGRRRPLGELVAGLA, encoded by the coding sequence ATGACCGACTCGACTGCCGACCACGCCCTCGACTCCGCCGCCGCGGACGCCGTGGCGCACGCCAAGACCGCCAACGCGGGCAAGAAGGCCAAGGACCTCAACGAGGTCATCCGCTACACGCTGTGGTCGGTCTTCCGGCTGCGCACCCCGCTGCCCGAGGACCGCACCGGATACGCCGACGAGGTCGACGAGCTGTTCGCGCAGCTCGGCGCCAAGGACGTCACCATCCGCGGCACCTACGACGTCTCGGGGCTGCGGGCGGACGCCGACGTGATGATCTGGTGGCACGCGGAGACCGCCGAGGCGCTGCAGGAGGCGTACAACCTCTTCCGCCGCACCAGGCTGGGCCGCGCGCTGGAGCCGGTGTGGTCCAACATGGCACTGCACCGCCCCGCCGAGTTCAACAAGTCGCACGTCCCGGCCTTCCTCGCCGACGAGACCCCGCGCGACTACGTCAGCGTCTACCCCTTCGTGCGCTCGTACGACTGGTACCTGCTGCCCGACGAGGACCGCCGCCGGATGCTCGCCGACCACGGCAAGCTGGCCCGCGGCTACCCCGACGTCCGCGCCAACACCGTCGCGTCCTTCTCGCTCGGCGACTACGAGTGGATCCTCGCCTTCGAGGCCGACGAGCTCTACCGCATCGTCGACCTCATGCGGCTGCTGCGCGCCTCCGAGGCGCGGATGCACGTCCGCGAGGAGGTGCCGTTCTTCACCGGCCGCCGCCGCCCGCTCGGCGAACTGGTCGCGGGCCTGGCCTGA
- a CDS encoding PPK2 family polyphosphate kinase: protein MAKDKHKKADGGLRSLLRVPQGGVSLADYDSRATPGSPGGKSKARAETAQVRERLAELQRRLFAQSTSGDPRCLLLVLQGMDTSGKGGTVKHVATGLNPTGVRVTAFKTPTEEESAHPFLWRIRKALPAPGEIGVFDRSHYEDVLITRVRELVPRATWSRRYSVINRFEQSLADDGVTVLKIFLHIGYEEQRKRLLARLDNPDKHWKFTESDIAERGLWPAYQEAYEAALDRCSTDSAPWYLVPADRKWYRNWAVAKLLLDHMELIGPEYPKADFDVAASRAALLKT from the coding sequence ATGGCCAAGGACAAGCACAAGAAGGCGGACGGCGGCCTGCGGTCGCTGCTGCGGGTGCCGCAGGGCGGGGTGAGCCTGGCGGACTACGACAGCCGGGCGACCCCCGGCAGCCCCGGCGGCAAGTCGAAGGCGCGGGCCGAGACCGCGCAGGTGCGTGAGCGGCTGGCGGAGCTGCAGAGGCGGCTGTTCGCGCAGAGCACCTCGGGTGATCCGCGGTGCCTGCTGCTGGTGCTCCAGGGCATGGACACCTCGGGCAAGGGCGGCACGGTCAAGCATGTGGCGACTGGGCTGAACCCGACCGGCGTGCGGGTGACGGCGTTCAAGACCCCCACCGAGGAGGAGTCGGCCCACCCGTTCCTGTGGCGGATCCGCAAGGCGCTGCCCGCGCCGGGGGAGATCGGCGTCTTCGACCGTTCGCACTACGAGGACGTGCTGATCACCCGGGTGCGCGAGCTGGTGCCGCGGGCCACCTGGAGCCGGCGGTACAGCGTGATCAACCGCTTCGAGCAGTCGCTGGCCGACGACGGCGTCACCGTACTGAAGATCTTCCTGCACATCGGCTACGAGGAGCAGCGCAAGCGGCTGCTGGCTCGGCTGGACAACCCGGATAAGCACTGGAAGTTCACCGAGAGCGACATCGCGGAGCGCGGGCTGTGGCCGGCCTACCAGGAGGCCTACGAAGCCGCCCTGGACCGCTGCTCGACCGACAGCGCGCCCTGGTATCTCGTGCCGGCCGACCGCAAGTGGTACCGGAACTGGGCGGTGGCCAAGCTGCTGCTCGACCATATGGAGCTGATCGGCCCCGAGTACCCGAAGGCCGACTTCGACGTGGCCGCCAGCCGTGCGGCGCTGCTCAAGACCTAG
- a CDS encoding peptidyl-tRNA hydrolase: protein MTSPFQHSAAERDAAPQYVLPLVVRIERDAPPPRTDALETAARAVLTLLSAERATAEDGEWTQAVRDWQDARIRKVVRRARGAEWRRAEALPGITVTGRAAEVRVFPPVPLDGWPKDLARLQVSGTELDDPEPVPAPDPAGPVLWLNPGITMSAGKAMAQAGHGAQLAWWELDTASRAAWRAAGFALSVRTPGAGTWARLGGCDLPVVRDAGFTEIPAGSPTVVADHPALRASR from the coding sequence GTGACCAGCCCCTTCCAGCACAGTGCCGCCGAGCGCGACGCGGCACCGCAGTACGTCCTGCCACTCGTGGTGCGGATCGAGCGGGACGCCCCGCCGCCGCGCACCGACGCCCTGGAGACCGCGGCCCGCGCGGTCCTGACCCTGCTGTCCGCCGAGCGCGCCACCGCCGAGGACGGCGAGTGGACGCAGGCGGTACGGGACTGGCAGGACGCCAGGATCAGGAAGGTCGTGCGGCGCGCGCGGGGCGCGGAGTGGCGGCGGGCGGAGGCGCTGCCCGGCATCACCGTCACCGGGCGGGCGGCGGAGGTCCGCGTCTTCCCGCCGGTGCCGCTGGACGGCTGGCCCAAGGACCTGGCCAGGCTCCAGGTGTCCGGGACCGAACTGGACGACCCCGAGCCGGTGCCCGCGCCGGATCCGGCGGGACCGGTGCTCTGGCTCAACCCCGGCATCACCATGTCCGCCGGCAAGGCGATGGCCCAGGCCGGGCACGGGGCGCAACTCGCCTGGTGGGAGCTGGACACCGCGAGCCGCGCCGCGTGGCGGGCGGCGGGCTTCGCCCTGTCCGTCCGCACGCCCGGCGCCGGCACCTGGGCCCGCCTGGGCGGCTGCGACCTCCCGGTCGTCCGCGATGCCGGCTTCACCGAGATCCCCGCGGGCTCCCCGACAGTGGTGGCCGACCACCCCGCGCTCCGCGCGAGCCGCTGA
- a CDS encoding pyrimidine reductase family protein yields the protein MRRLHPPAGPADEDLATPHGLAAAYAYPAAATRAPAPGPGPTPRKDRPYVRANMVAALDGAAHANGKSAPLSSPADMRVFGTLRALADAILVGAETVRQEGYRPAKARKDFAEQRAADGQSPAPVIAVVSRRLDLDFDTPLFREAATPTIVLTGTAAPEERLAAARAAGAQVVLAGTRSGEAQGGAQGEDDGGVDPARAVAELAALGHTRLLHEGGPRLLAQFAAAGVLDELCLTVAPLLVGGDAPRVMNGPAVPAGPARFVPLSVLEEDGYLFTRYTRA from the coding sequence ATGCGCCGCCTGCACCCCCCCGCCGGCCCGGCGGACGAAGACCTCGCCACCCCCCACGGCCTGGCAGCCGCCTACGCATACCCGGCAGCGGCGACCCGCGCGCCCGCGCCCGGGCCCGGGCCCACGCCCCGGAAGGACCGCCCGTACGTACGGGCGAACATGGTCGCCGCCCTCGACGGCGCCGCCCACGCCAACGGCAAATCCGCCCCCCTCTCCTCCCCCGCCGACATGCGCGTCTTCGGCACGCTGCGCGCACTCGCGGACGCGATCCTCGTCGGTGCGGAGACCGTCCGGCAGGAGGGCTACCGCCCGGCCAAGGCGCGTAAGGACTTCGCCGAGCAGCGCGCCGCCGACGGCCAGTCGCCCGCCCCGGTGATCGCGGTGGTGAGCCGCCGGCTGGACCTGGACTTCGACACCCCGCTGTTCCGGGAGGCGGCGACGCCGACCATCGTGCTGACGGGCACGGCGGCGCCCGAGGAGCGACTGGCCGCGGCGCGGGCGGCGGGCGCCCAGGTGGTCCTGGCCGGCACCCGCTCAGGCGAAGCCCAAGGCGGGGCCCAAGGCGAAGACGACGGCGGCGTCGACCCGGCCCGCGCGGTCGCGGAACTGGCCGCGCTGGGCCACACCCGGCTGCTCCACGAGGGCGGCCCCCGCCTGCTGGCCCAGTTCGCGGCGGCCGGCGTGCTGGACGAGCTGTGCCTGACCGTGGCGCCGCTGCTGGTGGGCGGTGACGCGCCCCGCGTGATGAACGGCCCCGCCGTCCCCGCGGGCCCGGCCCGCTTCGTCCCGCTGTCCGTCCTGGAAGAGGACGGCTACCTGTTCACCCGCTACACCCGCGCGTAG
- the murC gene encoding UDP-N-acetylmuramate--L-alanine ligase, with protein sequence MSPSVPPTMERPHFIGIGGAGMSGVAKLLAQRGALVAGSDSRESETAAALRALGVTVHIGHDAAQLAQDATAVVVSSAIRPENPELAAARERGVPVLHRSEALAALMEGTRPIAVAGTHGKTTTTSMLAVALSALGMEPSYVIGGDLDAPGSNARHGGGEVFVAEADESDRSFHRYAPEVAIVLNVELDHHANYASMEEIYDSFETFVGKVRPGGTLVVSADQPGAVELTSRVRDIGGLRIVTVGEAQGADLRVMKITPRGLTSEVTVLLDGRMLTFTVSVPGRHYALNAVAALAAGIAVGAPARNLASALAKYTGVQRRLQLKGEAAGVQVIDSYAHHPTEMAADLEAIRAAAEGGRVLVVFQPHLFSRTRELGAEMGGALALADASVVLDIYPAREDPVPGVTSALIIDAARAAGADVTAESDRDAVPGVVAGMAKQGDLVLTMGAGDVTDLGPRILARLGS encoded by the coding sequence ATGAGCCCGTCCGTTCCGCCCACCATGGAACGACCGCACTTCATCGGTATCGGCGGCGCCGGGATGTCGGGGGTCGCGAAGCTCCTCGCGCAGCGCGGGGCGCTGGTGGCGGGCAGTGACTCACGCGAGTCGGAGACGGCCGCGGCGCTGCGCGCCCTGGGCGTGACCGTGCACATCGGGCACGATGCCGCGCAGCTGGCGCAGGACGCCACCGCCGTGGTCGTCTCCAGCGCGATCCGGCCGGAGAATCCGGAGCTCGCGGCGGCGCGCGAGCGCGGGGTGCCCGTGCTGCACCGCAGTGAGGCGCTGGCCGCGCTGATGGAGGGCACCCGCCCGATCGCGGTGGCCGGCACGCACGGCAAGACGACCACCACCTCGATGCTGGCGGTCGCGCTGTCCGCGCTCGGCATGGAGCCGTCGTACGTGATCGGCGGCGACCTGGACGCGCCCGGGTCCAACGCCCGTCACGGCGGCGGCGAGGTCTTCGTCGCCGAGGCGGACGAGAGCGACCGCAGCTTCCACAGGTACGCCCCCGAGGTGGCGATCGTGCTGAACGTGGAGCTGGACCACCACGCCAACTACGCCTCGATGGAGGAGATCTACGACTCCTTCGAGACCTTCGTCGGCAAGGTGCGGCCGGGCGGCACGCTGGTCGTCTCGGCCGACCAGCCGGGCGCGGTGGAGCTGACGTCCCGGGTGCGGGACATCGGCGGGCTGCGGATCGTGACGGTGGGCGAGGCGCAGGGCGCCGACCTGCGGGTGATGAAGATCACCCCGCGCGGCCTGACCAGCGAGGTCACCGTGCTGCTCGACGGCCGGATGCTGACCTTCACCGTGTCGGTGCCCGGTCGGCACTACGCGCTGAACGCGGTCGCCGCGCTGGCCGCGGGCATCGCGGTCGGCGCGCCGGCCCGCAATCTGGCGTCGGCGCTGGCCAAGTACACGGGTGTGCAGCGGCGGCTCCAGCTCAAGGGCGAGGCGGCCGGTGTGCAGGTGATCGACTCCTACGCGCACCACCCGACGGAGATGGCCGCCGATCTGGAGGCGATCCGGGCGGCCGCGGAGGGCGGCCGGGTGCTGGTGGTCTTCCAGCCGCACCTGTTCAGCCGCACCCGGGAGCTGGGGGCGGAGATGGGCGGCGCCCTGGCCCTGGCGGACGCCTCGGTGGTGCTTGACATCTATCCCGCCCGGGAGGACCCGGTTCCGGGGGTGACCAGCGCCCTGATCATCGATGCGGCAAGGGCCGCGGGCGCCGACGTGACCGCGGAGTCCGACCGGGACGCGGTTCCCGGGGTGGTGGCAGGAATGGCGAAGCAGGGGGATCTCGTTCTCACCATGGGGGCTGGCGACGTGACCGACCTCGGACCACGGATTCTCGCCCGTCTCGGCAGCTGA
- a CDS encoding indole-3-glycerol phosphate synthase has translation MFTTVLMIEKPLSSEDVELITNLHGEEQVSFVVLMQPRGDQDRLLRAVDDVALGYLEDAARENDVPEGAAAFKPAEVALAHSIEALRRAGAEAVGEIVERHPLDLLRTVVERTHADEVIVLTAPHFVEEFFHRDWTSRARHKVGVPVLKLFAQQDAGEQPAEG, from the coding sequence GTGTTCACGACCGTACTCATGATCGAGAAGCCGCTCTCCTCCGAGGACGTGGAGCTGATCACGAATCTGCACGGCGAGGAGCAGGTCTCCTTCGTGGTGCTGATGCAGCCCCGCGGCGACCAGGACCGGCTGCTGAGGGCGGTGGACGACGTGGCGCTGGGCTATCTGGAGGACGCGGCCCGGGAGAACGACGTGCCGGAGGGCGCGGCGGCGTTCAAGCCCGCGGAGGTCGCCCTCGCGCACTCCATCGAGGCGCTGCGCCGGGCCGGCGCCGAGGCGGTCGGCGAGATCGTCGAGCGGCACCCGCTGGACCTGCTGCGGACGGTCGTGGAGCGGACCCACGCCGACGAGGTCATCGTGCTGACGGCGCCGCACTTCGTGGAGGAGTTCTTCCACCGCGACTGGACCTCGCGCGCCCGGCACAAGGTGGGGGTGCCGGTGCTCAAGCTGTTCGCGCAGCAGGACGCCGGTGAGCAGCCCGCCGAGGGGTGA
- the treZ gene encoding malto-oligosyltrehalose trehalohydrolase, translating to MLFEVWAPHAQQVEILIDERAHRLGPDPSREGWWQAELPAPAGTRYAYVLDGGPPLPDPRSRRQPEGPDGPSAVVDHDAFAWSAPWPGRGLPGAVLYELHVGTFTTEGTFDAAAERLPHLARLGITHVQLMPVCPFPGTNGWGYEGVSLWAVHEPYGGPEAMKRFVDAAHRHGLGVVLDVVHNHLGPSGNHLPPFGPYFTDRHHTPWGDAVNLDAPGSDEVRSFLTGSALAWLRDYRLDGLRLDAVHALVDTRALHFLEELSVAVDGLAAAVGRPLFLIAESDLNDPRTTAPREAGGLGLHAQWNDDFHHALHTAVTGEAQGYYADFAAAGPAALAKILGHGFFHDGSYSSFRARHHGRPLDPATTSGHRLLGYAQTHDQIGNRATGDRLTPQQLTAAAALVLTSPFTPMLFMGEEWGASTPWQFFTDHHDAELGEAITRGRRREFAAHGWAELDVPDPQDPATRDRSCLDWAEPDKPEHRELLDWYRALIALRRAEPALTDPQLDAVTATAGGRTLRVARGPFRIVVNFSDTPARVPLDARCDLVLARPACKVLPGPAVQLPARGAAVLRTAGVTVDG from the coding sequence GTGCTGTTCGAAGTGTGGGCGCCCCACGCCCAGCAGGTGGAGATCCTGATCGACGAGCGCGCCCACCGGCTCGGGCCGGACCCGTCCCGCGAGGGCTGGTGGCAGGCCGAGCTGCCCGCGCCGGCGGGCACCCGCTACGCGTACGTACTGGACGGCGGTCCGCCGCTGCCGGACCCGCGGTCGCGCCGGCAGCCGGAGGGACCCGACGGGCCCAGCGCGGTCGTCGACCACGACGCCTTCGCCTGGTCGGCGCCCTGGCCGGGCCGCGGGCTGCCGGGGGCGGTCCTCTACGAGCTGCACGTCGGCACCTTCACCACCGAGGGGACCTTCGACGCGGCCGCGGAGCGGCTGCCGCACCTGGCCAGGCTGGGCATCACCCACGTCCAGCTGATGCCGGTCTGCCCCTTCCCCGGCACCAACGGGTGGGGCTACGAAGGGGTGTCGCTGTGGGCGGTGCACGAACCCTACGGCGGCCCCGAGGCGATGAAGCGCTTTGTCGACGCGGCACACCGCCACGGCCTCGGCGTGGTCCTCGACGTCGTACACAACCACCTGGGTCCGTCCGGCAACCATCTCCCGCCGTTCGGCCCGTACTTCACCGACCGCCACCACACGCCCTGGGGCGACGCGGTGAATCTGGACGCGCCCGGCTCCGACGAGGTCCGCTCGTTCCTGACCGGCAGCGCGCTGGCCTGGCTGCGGGACTACCGACTCGACGGGCTGCGGCTCGACGCGGTCCACGCGCTGGTCGACACCCGCGCGCTGCACTTCCTGGAGGAGCTGTCCGTCGCCGTCGACGGGCTGGCCGCGGCGGTCGGCCGCCCGCTGTTCCTGATCGCCGAGTCCGACCTCAACGACCCGCGTACCACCGCCCCGCGCGAGGCCGGCGGCCTCGGCCTGCACGCCCAGTGGAACGACGACTTCCACCACGCCCTGCACACCGCGGTGACCGGCGAGGCCCAGGGCTACTACGCCGACTTCGCCGCGGCCGGGCCCGCCGCGCTGGCCAAGATCCTCGGCCACGGCTTCTTCCACGACGGCAGCTACTCCTCCTTCCGTGCCCGCCACCACGGCCGCCCCCTGGACCCCGCCACCACCTCCGGGCACCGGCTGCTCGGCTACGCCCAGACCCACGACCAGATCGGCAACCGGGCCACCGGCGACCGGCTCACCCCGCAGCAGCTCACCGCCGCTGCGGCCCTCGTGCTGACCTCGCCCTTCACACCCATGCTGTTCATGGGCGAGGAGTGGGGCGCGTCGACGCCCTGGCAGTTCTTCACCGACCATCACGACGCGGAGCTGGGCGAGGCCATCACCCGCGGCCGGCGGCGCGAATTCGCCGCCCACGGCTGGGCGGAGCTGGACGTGCCCGACCCGCAGGACCCGGCCACCCGGGACCGCTCCTGCCTGGACTGGGCCGAGCCGGACAAGCCGGAACACCGCGAGCTCCTCGACTGGTACCGCGCCCTGATCGCCCTGCGCCGAGCCGAGCCCGCCCTGACCGACCCGCAGCTCGACGCGGTCACCGCCACCGCGGGCGGCCGTACGCTGCGGGTGGCCCGCGGCCCCTTCCGCATCGTCGTCAACTTCTCCGACACCCCGGCCCGGGTGCCGCTGGACGCCCGCTGCGACCTGGTCCTCGCCCGCCCCGCCTGCAAGGTGCTGCCCGGCCCCGCCGTCCAGCTCCCCGCCCGCGGGGCTGCCGTCCTGCGGACCGCCGGCGTTACGGTGGACGGGTGA
- the zapE gene encoding cell division protein ZapE, whose amino-acid sequence MTLSGRSPQLEVGRLVQDMVPPPRFDAVRFETYVADPAQPSQAAAVARLREFAERKVPEGRRGWFRRETVAPGGGVYLDGGYGVGKTHLLASLWHATPAPRERKAFGTFVELTNLVGALGFQQAVQALKEHRLVCIDEFELDDPGDTVLVSTLLGKLADAGVRLAATSNTLPGKLGEGRFAAADFMREIQGLSARFTSVRIDGEDYRHRGLPQAPEPYTDDEVTRAARRTPGAALDDFGALTGHLATVHPSRYGALCDGVEAVFLRGVGEVTDQAAALRLVVLADRFYDREIPVMASGVPFDRLFGAELLAGGYRKKYFRAVSRLTALARDAGRPNGAGEAA is encoded by the coding sequence ATCACGCTCAGCGGGCGCAGCCCGCAGCTCGAGGTGGGGCGGCTCGTCCAGGACATGGTGCCGCCGCCCCGGTTCGACGCGGTGCGGTTCGAGACGTACGTCGCGGACCCGGCGCAGCCGAGTCAGGCCGCCGCGGTGGCGCGGCTCAGGGAGTTCGCGGAGCGGAAGGTGCCGGAGGGGCGGCGCGGATGGTTCCGGCGGGAGACGGTGGCGCCGGGCGGCGGGGTGTATCTGGACGGTGGCTACGGCGTCGGCAAGACGCACCTGCTGGCCTCGTTGTGGCATGCCACGCCGGCGCCCAGGGAGCGCAAGGCGTTCGGCACGTTCGTGGAGCTGACGAATCTGGTCGGGGCGCTGGGGTTCCAGCAGGCGGTGCAGGCGCTGAAGGAGCACCGCCTGGTGTGCATCGACGAGTTCGAGCTGGACGACCCGGGCGACACGGTGCTGGTCTCCACGCTGCTGGGGAAGCTCGCCGACGCGGGGGTGCGGCTGGCGGCGACGTCGAACACGCTGCCGGGGAAGCTGGGGGAGGGGCGCTTCGCGGCGGCGGACTTCATGCGGGAGATCCAGGGCCTGTCGGCCCGGTTCACCAGCGTGCGGATCGACGGTGAGGACTACCGGCACCGCGGGCTGCCGCAGGCGCCGGAGCCGTACACGGACGACGAGGTGACGCGGGCGGCGCGGCGGACGCCGGGAGCGGCGCTGGACGACTTCGGGGCGCTGACCGGGCATCTGGCGACGGTCCATCCGAGCAGGTACGGGGCGCTGTGCGACGGGGTCGAGGCGGTCTTCCTGCGCGGAGTGGGCGAGGTCACCGACCAGGCGGCGGCGCTGCGGCTGGTGGTGCTCGCGGACCGCTTCTACGACCGGGAGATACCCGTGATGGCCTCCGGCGTGCCGTTCGACCGGCTCTTCGGGGCGGAGCTGCTGGCCGGCGGGTACCGGAAGAAGTATTTCCGTGCGGTGTCCCGGCTGACCGCGCTGGCCAGGGACGCCGGGCGGCCGAACGGCGCTGGCGAGGCCGCCTGA
- the msrB gene encoding peptide-methionine (R)-S-oxide reductase MsrB, producing MSYEVNKTDEQWREELSPQEYAVLRKAGTERPFTGEYTDVKTEGVYACRACGAELFRSDTKFESHCGWPSFYDPADSDAVELIEDRAMGMVRVEVRCARCGSHLGHVFEGEGYGTPTDQRYCINSISLRLSPKE from the coding sequence ATGTCGTATGAAGTGAACAAGACCGACGAGCAGTGGCGCGAGGAGCTGTCACCGCAGGAGTACGCGGTCCTGCGCAAGGCCGGCACCGAGCGTCCCTTCACCGGTGAGTACACCGACGTCAAGACCGAGGGCGTCTACGCGTGCCGGGCGTGCGGCGCCGAGCTCTTCCGTTCCGACACGAAGTTCGAGTCGCACTGCGGCTGGCCGTCGTTCTACGACCCGGCCGACAGCGACGCCGTCGAGCTGATCGAGGACCGCGCGATGGGCATGGTGCGGGTGGAGGTGCGCTGCGCGCGCTGCGGCTCGCACCTCGGCCATGTCTTCGAGGGCGAGGGGTACGGCACGCCGACCGACCAGCGCTACTGCATCAACTCGATCTCCCTGCGGCTCAGCCCCAAGGAGTAG